Part of the Actinomycetota bacterium genome, ACCTCCAGGTACGCGCTGCGCCGGACCATGCAGCCGCCCTCGGCGAAGAAGTCGGCGGAAAGCCCCTCCGGCCCGATCGGCTCCGTGCGCCCCGCCCGGACGAACCAGTCGAAGGACCCCACCCCGTCGACCTCGGTCACCCGGCCCGCTCCGTCGACGTCTCGGACCAGGCCGCCGGCCGCCCCCAGGCGCGGGTTCTCTCCGAAGGCCCGAGCGAGCCGGTCCACGGCCCCCGGGAGCGGGTACGAGTCGTCGTCCAGCATGAGCAGGAGGTCGCCGGTGGCCTCCCGGGCCGCCAGGTTCCGGCCGGCGATGCCCGTGTTGCCTCCCGGCCGGAGCAGCCGGACCCCTTCCCGGCCCTCGGTCTGAGTGGCGGTGGCGCCGTCCGGCCCGTTGTCGACCACCAGCACCTCGTGCACCGGCTCCGCGCTCAGGCGTTCCAGGACCGAGCGCAGCATGTCGGCCCGATCGCCCATGGTCAGGATGACCGCGGAGACGCTGAGGTGGGTGTTCGAACCATCCATCCTTGAAGTCACGCCGGTGTATCGGCACCATGGCTGGGTCCATGAGCGAGCCGTCGAGGTGCTGAGACGTCCCGTCGTCCTTGTGTACCACGGCGTGGGCGACCTCGCCGACGCCGAGGCCGACGCAGACGCAGAGGACCCCAACCAGATGATCACATCGCCTTCGCACCTGGCGTCGCACGTCCGGCTGCTCCGGCGCCTGGGCTATCGGTTCGTGTCGGCGGAGCAGGCCCTGGACGCCTCGGGCCCGGGCGGCCCCCCGCCCGGCACCGCCGTCCTGACCTTCGACGACGGGTTCCGGGACTGGATCACGGACGCACTTCCCCTGCTGAAGCGACTGGGCGTCCCGGCCACGTTCTATCTGTGTCCGGGCTGGCTGGGCGGGCAGCATCCCGACGTGCCCGGTGAGCACGGGCGGCTCCTGGGCGGCGCGGAGGTCCGGGCCCTGGCGCGCGAGGGGATGGAGCTCGGCTCGCACGCCATGGCACACGAGGACCTCCGTGAGCTCGACGACGGGGCCCTTCGAGACAACCTCGCGGCGTCGAAAGCGGCCGTTGAGGAGATGACCGGCCGTCCGTGCCGGACCCTGGCCTACCCCTTCGGCCTGTTCGGGGAACGGGAGGCGCGCGCCGCCGCCGGTGCCGGGTACGAGCTGGCCTTCGGGTGGCAGCCGGGGCCCTGGGTGCCGCA contains:
- a CDS encoding glycosyltransferase family 2 protein; translation: MDGSNTHLSVSAVILTMGDRADMLRSVLERLSAEPVHEVLVVDNGPDGATATQTEGREGVRLLRPGGNTGIAGRNLAAREATGDLLLMLDDDSYPLPGAVDRLARAFGENPRLGAAGGLVRDVDGAGRVTEVDGVGSFDWFVRAGRTEPIGPEGLSADFFAEGGCMVRRSAYLEVGGFFEPYFFTCSEMDLSTRLVAARWDVRYFPEAAFDHLKPAGHGAGSRLALQYRIRNNVWYFWLRFPPSVAARRIPAYLAYDLMESVYRGMPGAWVKGVREAWVRRDSVRPYRDPVPKALIPRVEINRGRLHLRLLVDGLRKRVARSRSDDR
- a CDS encoding polysaccharide deacetylase family protein — protein: MLRRPVVLVYHGVGDLADAEADADAEDPNQMITSPSHLASHVRLLRRLGYRFVSAEQALDASGPGGPPPGTAVLTFDDGFRDWITDALPLLKRLGVPATFYLCPGWLGGQHPDVPGEHGRLLGGAEVRALAREGMELGSHAMAHEDLRELDDGALRDNLAASKAAVEEMTGRPCRTLAYPFGLFGEREARAAAGAGYELAFGWQPGPWVPHAAPRLPAPPRHGAVRLAGKLVGIRRRRPLG